Proteins co-encoded in one Planctomycetia bacterium genomic window:
- a CDS encoding beta-hydroxyacyl-ACP dehydratase: protein MRWIWIDRFLEFESGKRAVAIKNVSLAEEHLHDHFPGRPVMPNSLITEGIAQTGGLLVGEYHAFEKKVVLAKLPKAIFHFPVVPGDQLRYEAIVDYIKDDGAMVTATAKVGDRVQAEFEVVFAHLADDERSKSLFEPKNFVFTLKLLGVFDVGRKADGSRLTEPPGLAKLEQELKGAGS from the coding sequence ATGCGCTGGATTTGGATCGATCGTTTTTTGGAGTTCGAAAGCGGCAAGCGAGCCGTGGCGATTAAAAACGTCTCGCTCGCCGAAGAGCATTTGCACGACCATTTCCCCGGCCGACCGGTGATGCCGAATTCCCTCATCACCGAAGGAATCGCGCAGACCGGCGGGCTCTTGGTCGGCGAGTACCATGCCTTCGAGAAGAAGGTCGTGCTCGCGAAGCTCCCGAAAGCGATCTTCCATTTCCCGGTCGTGCCGGGCGATCAATTGCGCTACGAAGCGATCGTCGACTACATCAAAGACGACGGCGCCATGGTCACGGCGACGGCGAAAGTCGGCGACCGCGTACAAGCCGAATTCGAAGTCGTCTTCGCGCACTTGGCCGACGACGAACGCTCGAAGTCGCTCTTCGAGCCGAAGAACTTCGTCTTCACGTTAAAGCTGTTGGGCGTGTTCGACGTCGGTCGCAAAGCCGACGGCAGCCGCCTCACCGAGCCGCCGGGCCTCGCGAAGCTCGAACAAGAATTGAAAGGCGCGGGTTCCTAA
- a CDS encoding acyl carrier protein, which translates to MPSQNEVFEKVQSVLCDALGVDEDEVAPEATLVGDLGAESIDFLDIVFRLEKSFDIKISRGELFPEDVLTSTEYVSNGKVTAGGIAELRKRMPFLNLDKFAANPSVKDFGTLLTVQDLVRFVETKLPK; encoded by the coding sequence ATGCCGTCGCAGAATGAGGTGTTTGAGAAAGTCCAAAGCGTGTTGTGTGACGCGCTGGGGGTCGATGAAGACGAAGTTGCGCCCGAGGCCACGCTGGTCGGCGATCTCGGTGCCGAATCGATCGACTTTCTCGATATCGTGTTTCGCCTCGAAAAATCGTTCGACATCAAGATCAGCCGCGGCGAACTCTTCCCGGAAGACGTGCTGACCAGCACCGAATACGTCTCGAACGGCAAGGTCACGGCCGGGGGCATCGCGGAACTTCGCAAGCGCATGCCGTTCTTGAACCTCGACAAGTTCGCCGCCAATCCGAGCGTCAAGGATTTCGGCACGCTGCTGACCGTCCAAGACCTGGTTCGCTTCGTCGAAACGAAGCTCCCCAAGTAG